A single region of the Oenococcus kitaharae DSM 17330 genome encodes:
- a CDS encoding recombinase family protein: MAKIGYARVSSKEQHLDRQLAALKDVDKLFTDKLSGANTNRSELQKMLAYIREGDIVLVTELDRLGRNNHDLTKIMNSIQNKGATLDVLNLPSMTGIADPNLRQLMTNLIIELYKYQAESERKRIIERQQQGIALAKQQGKYHGRKPQYTEDDPRLQHAFKLYQAGMSDVDVARNTGIKRTTFIRYRVKYGIKRK; the protein is encoded by the coding sequence ATGGCTAAAATCGGTTATGCGCGTGTGAGTTCCAAGGAGCAACATTTAGATCGACAGTTAGCGGCTTTAAAAGACGTTGATAAATTATTTACGGATAAATTAAGTGGGGCTAACACTAATCGGTCAGAACTGCAAAAAATGCTGGCCTATATTCGTGAGGGTGATATTGTCTTGGTCACTGAATTAGATCGCTTAGGCAGAAACAACCATGATTTGACTAAGATCATGAACTCCATTCAAAATAAGGGGGCCACCCTAGATGTGTTAAATTTGCCGTCCATGACAGGGATTGCTGACCCAAATTTACGTCAACTGATGACCAACTTGATTATTGAACTCTATAAGTATCAGGCTGAAAGCGAACGTAAGCGAATCATCGAACGTCAGCAACAAGGGATTGCCCTCGCCAAACAGCAGGGGAAATATCATGGGCGCAAACCCCAATATACTGAAGATGATCCCCGCTTGCAACATGCTTTTAAACTTTATCAGGCGGGCATGAGTGATGTAGATGTTGCCCGTAATACAGGTATTAAGAGAACGACCTTTATTCGATACCGTGTGAAATACGGTATTAAAAGAAAATAG
- a CDS encoding recombinase family protein, with protein MSLVFYARVSSTDQNLARQLARAKKVQADKIFADKLSGKDIQRPEFIKCLAYLREGDTLEVLSLDRLSRNYQDIKNIVSELRHKHVAFIADDLPNLATGNPLIDQFMLDMIIGLMSFVAQNEREKIKERQRQGIIEAKKRGAYIGKQLEYAPNSVNPGKRAIYFGLQAAYQSQAYSITQLAKQYGIARSTVYRVMKRIKEEK; from the coding sequence ATGAGTTTAGTCTTTTATGCCAGAGTCAGTTCCACAGATCAAAATCTCGCTCGACAGTTAGCTAGAGCCAAAAAGGTTCAGGCTGATAAAATTTTTGCTGACAAGTTATCCGGGAAAGACATTCAACGGCCAGAATTTATCAAGTGCCTAGCTTACTTAAGAGAAGGCGATACCTTAGAAGTCTTGAGCTTAGATCGGCTCTCCAGAAACTATCAGGATATTAAAAACATTGTTTCTGAACTCCGTCATAAACATGTGGCCTTCATTGCTGACGATCTGCCTAATCTGGCAACTGGCAATCCTTTAATTGATCAATTTATGTTGGATATGATTATCGGCCTCATGAGCTTTGTCGCTCAAAATGAAAGAGAGAAGATTAAAGAAAGACAAAGACAAGGGATTATCGAAGCCAAAAAGCGTGGCGCTTATATTGGCAAGCAATTAGAATATGCACCCAACAGCGTGAATCCTGGTAAGCGTGCTATTTACTTTGGCTTACAAGCCGCTTATCAGAGTCAGGCCTATTCCATCACACAATTAGCCAAGCAGTATGGCATTGCCCGTTCGACTGTCTATCGGGTTATGAAAAGGATTAAAGAAGAGAAGTAA
- a CDS encoding putative quinol monooxygenase: MMNKFCKFSKLQATKGNGDQLLKLLLKASKELEPVGNCFCYIVGMDPHEPDAVYVYEVWENEAAHNDSLKLPAVRNLIKAAGPILDRLLALRTCLRALLYMAS, translated from the coding sequence ATGATGAACAAATTTTGTAAGTTTAGTAAATTACAGGCCACCAAGGGAAACGGTGATCAACTGCTAAAACTTTTATTAAAAGCATCGAAAGAATTAGAACCAGTTGGCAATTGTTTTTGTTATATTGTCGGAATGGATCCACATGAGCCTGATGCTGTATATGTTTATGAAGTTTGGGAGAATGAAGCCGCCCATAATGATTCATTGAAATTGCCCGCTGTTAGAAATTTAATCAAAGCAGCTGGGCCGATTTTGGACCGATTACTTGCCCTGAGAACTTGTCTTAGAGCCTTGCTTTACATGGCCAGTTAG
- a CDS encoding oxidoreductase, which produces MQDKEVVLITGASSGIGYQTAELLAEQGYRVYGAARHIEKMSALTSIGVIPIQLDLTQEASIRLAMSQINRLEGGIDILINNAGYGSYGAVENVSIKEAKQQLEVNLFGSARLIQLVLPSMRLKKHGRIINVSSIAGRIPTFMGAWYHASKYALEGLSDSLRMETKSFGIQVVLIEPGGIKTNWGLIAADHLSQSSKGTAYESLANQAADKMRQLYSSKDLSKATLVSQTILKAASSTHPRTRYLVGTGAKSLVLLHTILPSEIFDALIKKVF; this is translated from the coding sequence ATGCAAGATAAAGAGGTTGTTTTAATCACGGGTGCCAGCAGCGGCATTGGCTACCAGACGGCCGAATTGTTGGCTGAACAAGGCTATCGTGTTTATGGGGCGGCTAGACACATTGAAAAGATGTCAGCGTTGACGAGTATTGGAGTCATCCCAATTCAGCTTGACTTGACTCAAGAAGCCTCCATTCGATTGGCCATGAGCCAAATTAACCGGTTAGAAGGCGGCATCGATATTTTAATTAATAACGCTGGCTATGGTTCTTATGGTGCCGTAGAAAATGTTTCCATTAAAGAGGCCAAGCAGCAATTGGAAGTGAATCTATTCGGCTCAGCTCGACTCATCCAATTGGTACTGCCTAGTATGCGTTTGAAAAAACATGGAAGAATTATTAATGTTTCTTCAATCGCTGGCAGAATCCCCACTTTTATGGGGGCCTGGTATCATGCCAGTAAATATGCTTTAGAGGGGTTGAGTGATAGCTTGAGAATGGAAACCAAGTCCTTTGGGATTCAAGTCGTTTTAATTGAGCCTGGCGGCATTAAAACCAACTGGGGGCTCATTGCAGCTGATCACTTAAGCCAGTCTTCTAAGGGAACCGCTTATGAATCCTTGGCTAACCAAGCGGCTGACAAAATGCGACAGCTTTATTCATCAAAGGACCTCTCTAAGGCTACCTTAGTCTCACAGACAATTTTAAAGGCTGCCAGTTCCACACACCCGAGAACGCGTTATCTAGTCGGAACTGGGGCTAAATCGTTAGTTTTGTTACATACAATTTTGCCTAGCGAAATTTTTGACGCCTTGATCAAAAAAGTTTTTTGA
- a CDS encoding TIGR02328 family protein, whose translation MRLWHQDLVPYLPRQQLLGQHRELAALRGNGWGKKHATVDYVFRYSPYKLFQFHYLVIQEMQRRGYHPDQHWLDPCYRGQHCPKYSFLKAVELTKPIYPEHNDDYLASCLNNLQAKGIVIDRFKH comes from the coding sequence ATGCGTTTATGGCATCAGGACTTGGTCCCTTACTTACCTCGTCAGCAGTTATTAGGCCAGCACCGGGAACTAGCCGCCTTGCGTGGCAATGGCTGGGGGAAAAAGCATGCAACCGTTGATTATGTTTTTCGCTATTCACCTTATAAACTATTTCAATTTCACTATCTAGTCATCCAAGAAATGCAAAGGCGCGGCTATCACCCTGACCAGCACTGGTTGGATCCTTGCTATCGCGGTCAGCATTGTCCAAAATATAGCTTCCTAAAAGCCGTTGAATTGACGAAGCCGATTTATCCCGAACATAATGATGACTATCTAGCGAGCTGCTTAAATAATTTACAAGCTAAAGGGATTGTAATCGATAGGTTCAAGCATTGA